In Streptomyces sp. NBC_01439, the following are encoded in one genomic region:
- a CDS encoding DMT family transporter, translating into MAVMDRVRTVSQAEPGSTGKKGAAGLGVLLALLATVVWSGSFVATRGMAETVPPVQAVFWRWIIALLAVAPFAARQAWQQRALIRRHLGFVAFASLFGVTLYNTLVHQAGLTTSASNMGMIMAASPVIMALYARLGGERLGKRRTFGMLLAAFGVLLLVGDGSLGFDFGAGDLWMFAAALSFATYSALLKRKPAELGGAAFLITTFVLGALMLAPAYAVSVSVQGGFEATTGTVGPLLYVGVFSSAVAFFAWNKAVSMIGAARAGVVYYLQPVCVAGLGLLLLDERTGPAQLLCMALILGGVGLGSARR; encoded by the coding sequence GTGGCCGTCATGGACCGCGTCCGTACCGTCTCGCAAGCCGAGCCCGGCAGCACCGGAAAGAAGGGTGCCGCCGGGCTCGGCGTACTCCTCGCCCTGCTCGCGACGGTCGTCTGGTCCGGCAGCTTCGTCGCCACCCGGGGCATGGCCGAGACCGTCCCGCCCGTCCAGGCGGTCTTCTGGCGCTGGATCATCGCCCTCCTCGCCGTCGCCCCCTTCGCCGCCCGCCAGGCCTGGCAGCAGCGGGCCCTGATCCGGCGCCACCTCGGCTTCGTCGCCTTCGCCTCACTGTTCGGCGTCACCCTCTACAACACGCTCGTGCACCAGGCCGGACTAACCACCTCCGCCTCCAACATGGGCATGATCATGGCCGCCTCGCCCGTCATCATGGCGCTCTACGCCCGCCTCGGCGGCGAACGGCTCGGCAAGCGGCGGACCTTCGGCATGCTGCTCGCCGCCTTCGGAGTGCTGCTGCTCGTCGGGGACGGCTCGCTCGGCTTCGACTTCGGCGCCGGCGACCTGTGGATGTTCGCCGCCGCCCTCTCCTTCGCCACGTACAGCGCCCTGCTCAAGCGCAAGCCCGCCGAACTCGGCGGAGCGGCCTTCCTGATCACCACCTTCGTGCTCGGCGCGCTGATGCTGGCACCCGCCTACGCCGTCTCCGTATCCGTCCAGGGCGGCTTCGAGGCCACCACCGGGACGGTCGGACCGCTGCTGTACGTCGGGGTGTTCTCCTCTGCCGTCGCCTTCTTCGCCTGGAACAAGGCCGTCTCGATGATCGGGGCGGCCCGCGCGGGAGTCGTCTACTACCTCCAGCCGGTGTGCGTGGCCGGGCTCGGCCTCCTGCTGCTGGACGAGCGGACCGGACCGGCGCAGCTGCTCTGCATGGCGCTCATCCTCGGAGGGGTCGGGCTGGGGAGTGCCCGGCGGTAG
- a CDS encoding S8 family serine peptidase: MTLESPSSISGARRVARVAAAAGLVAALAATGAGPVFAATGADTPGTTPAVKSADQKLGSADAELLQEAKAKGDANVTVMVATAPGQTKQVADQLGSVQGASVGQTYDNLGYVRATLPTDKAEAALKAATKLSSVHGIDLRHEIQLPDPRPESDRETGTVKKTAAETYAAPDKNTPAKNPYNPSFETGAVDFVKDNPQADGRGVTIGIMDSGIDLGHPALQKTTTGERKIVDWVTATDPITDNDATWRPQINPVTSSGGTFTAGGQSWKAPEGSFQWSRFSESITAAGDMKGDVNRDGDTTDRFGLLYDAAAGTVRVDTDQDGDFTNNEPMKPYKDGYQIGYFGTDNPATDVAERIPFVIEIRKNVPMDPLGGDWVGKKADFVNVGIIESEHGTHVAGITAANSLFGGQMNGEAPGAKLVSSRACSWSGGCTNVALTEGMIDLVVNRGVDIVNMSIGGLPALNDGNNARSELYKNLIDTYGVQLVISAGNSGPGVNTIGDPALADKVISVGASVSKETWAANYGSGVSTKYNMFPFSSRGPREDGGFTPTISAPGAAINTIQTWLPGAPVKEAGYTLPAGYGMLQGTSMASPQAAGASALLISAAKQHNIKLTPASLRVALTTAAKKIDNVPAHAQGSGLIDIPGAWESIQRDAKANEFTVKAPVDTALDQFLKTPGFGTGLYDREGGLKVGQKKVYNVVVTRTTGVKYGTRHDLSWRNNDGTFKVIGGYDYVTLPLNKPVTIKVEANAKTAGVHSGILQLDDETTEGIDKQILTTVVAAAPLAAPSFTLSDSSSVQRNSHKSYFVTVPPGAKSLEVALGGLAAGAQTRFIAIHPHGTPVDPTATTNCYPNYDNPANTCRPDVRSYPEPTPGVWEIEVEARRTSPVLDNPFKLDVSVLGATFDPAVKVLPEAKQGTPAPVQWSVKNAGAAISGGKLAGGPLGSAKVAKPTIAPGQTQSTEIAVPAGTSRLDVAIGKVSDTAADLDLEVYKDGIKVGSAADGDSEEAVSLVNPAAGTYTVKVIGYAIPSGSTTYDYRDVFFSSALGSVQVDEAAAVNLATGATAQVSANVLVSSAAPEGRQFFGQVQLLNARGTAAGTGSVQIEKVLP, encoded by the coding sequence ATGACCCTCGAATCCCCCAGTTCCATATCCGGGGCCAGACGCGTCGCGCGCGTCGCGGCCGCGGCCGGGCTGGTCGCCGCTCTCGCGGCCACCGGCGCCGGGCCCGTCTTCGCGGCGACCGGCGCGGACACCCCGGGCACCACGCCCGCGGTCAAGTCCGCCGACCAGAAGCTCGGTTCGGCCGACGCCGAACTGCTTCAGGAGGCCAAGGCCAAGGGTGACGCGAACGTCACCGTCATGGTCGCGACCGCCCCCGGCCAGACCAAGCAGGTGGCGGACCAGCTCGGCTCGGTCCAGGGTGCCTCGGTGGGCCAGACGTACGACAACCTCGGTTACGTGCGCGCCACCCTGCCCACCGACAAGGCCGAGGCCGCGCTGAAGGCGGCCACCAAGCTGTCCTCGGTGCACGGCATCGACCTGCGGCACGAGATCCAGCTGCCGGACCCGCGCCCCGAATCGGACCGCGAGACCGGCACGGTGAAGAAGACCGCCGCCGAGACCTACGCGGCGCCGGACAAGAACACCCCCGCGAAGAACCCGTACAACCCGTCCTTCGAGACCGGTGCGGTCGACTTCGTGAAGGACAACCCGCAGGCCGACGGCCGCGGAGTGACCATCGGGATCATGGACTCGGGCATCGACCTCGGTCACCCGGCCCTGCAGAAGACCACCACCGGCGAGCGCAAGATCGTCGACTGGGTGACGGCCACCGACCCGATCACCGACAACGACGCCACCTGGCGCCCGCAGATCAATCCGGTCACCTCCAGCGGCGGCACCTTCACCGCGGGCGGCCAGAGCTGGAAGGCCCCGGAGGGCAGCTTCCAGTGGAGCCGCTTCAGCGAGTCGATCACCGCCGCCGGTGACATGAAGGGCGACGTCAACCGCGACGGGGACACCACCGACCGGTTCGGCCTGCTCTACGACGCCGCCGCCGGCACCGTCCGCGTCGACACCGACCAGGACGGCGACTTCACGAACAACGAGCCGATGAAGCCGTACAAGGACGGCTACCAGATCGGCTACTTCGGCACGGACAACCCGGCGACCGACGTCGCCGAGCGCATCCCGTTCGTGATCGAGATCCGCAAGAACGTCCCGATGGACCCGCTGGGCGGCGACTGGGTCGGCAAGAAGGCCGACTTCGTCAACGTCGGCATCATCGAGTCCGAGCACGGCACGCACGTCGCCGGCATCACCGCCGCCAACAGCCTCTTCGGCGGCCAGATGAACGGCGAGGCGCCCGGCGCCAAGCTCGTCTCCTCGCGCGCCTGCTCGTGGTCCGGCGGCTGCACCAACGTCGCGCTGACCGAGGGCATGATCGACCTCGTCGTCAACCGCGGCGTGGACATCGTCAACATGTCCATCGGTGGCCTGCCGGCGCTGAACGACGGCAACAACGCGCGCTCCGAGCTCTACAAGAACCTCATCGACACCTACGGCGTCCAGCTGGTCATCTCGGCCGGCAACTCGGGCCCGGGCGTCAACACCATCGGCGACCCCGCCCTCGCGGACAAGGTCATCTCCGTGGGCGCGTCGGTCTCCAAGGAGACCTGGGCCGCCAACTACGGCTCCGGTGTGAGCACGAAGTACAACATGTTCCCCTTCTCCTCGCGCGGTCCGCGTGAGGACGGCGGCTTCACGCCGACCATCAGCGCCCCCGGCGCGGCCATCAACACCATCCAGACCTGGCTGCCCGGCGCCCCGGTGAAGGAGGCCGGCTACACCCTGCCGGCCGGTTACGGCATGCTCCAGGGCACCTCGATGGCCTCGCCGCAGGCCGCGGGCGCCAGCGCCCTGCTGATCTCGGCCGCCAAGCAGCACAACATCAAGCTGACGCCGGCCTCGCTGCGGGTCGCGCTCACCACGGCCGCCAAGAAGATCGACAACGTCCCCGCGCACGCGCAGGGTTCGGGTCTGATCGACATCCCCGGCGCGTGGGAGTCCATCCAGCGCGACGCGAAGGCCAACGAGTTCACCGTCAAGGCGCCGGTCGACACCGCGCTCGACCAGTTCCTGAAGACCCCGGGCTTCGGCACCGGCCTGTACGACCGCGAGGGCGGCCTCAAGGTCGGCCAGAAGAAGGTCTACAACGTCGTCGTCACCCGCACCACGGGCGTCAAGTACGGCACGCGGCACGACCTGAGCTGGCGCAACAACGACGGGACCTTCAAGGTCATCGGCGGCTACGACTACGTCACCCTGCCGCTGAACAAGCCCGTCACCATCAAGGTCGAGGCCAACGCCAAGACGGCCGGCGTCCACAGCGGCATCCTGCAGCTGGACGACGAGACCACCGAGGGCATCGACAAGCAGATCCTGACGACCGTCGTGGCCGCCGCCCCCCTGGCCGCGCCGTCGTTCACCCTGTCCGACAGCTCCTCGGTGCAGCGCAACAGCCACAAGTCGTACTTCGTGACGGTCCCGCCGGGTGCCAAGAGCCTCGAGGTCGCCCTCGGCGGTCTCGCGGCGGGCGCCCAGACGCGCTTCATCGCGATCCACCCGCACGGAACGCCGGTCGACCCGACGGCCACGACCAACTGCTACCCGAACTACGACAACCCGGCCAACACCTGCCGCCCCGACGTCCGCTCGTACCCCGAGCCGACCCCGGGCGTCTGGGAGATCGAGGTCGAGGCCCGCCGTACGTCGCCGGTGCTCGACAACCCGTTCAAGCTCGACGTCTCCGTGCTCGGCGCGACCTTCGACCCCGCGGTCAAGGTCCTGCCCGAGGCGAAGCAGGGCACCCCCGCCCCGGTCCAGTGGAGCGTCAAGAACGCCGGCGCGGCCATCTCCGGCGGCAAGCTCGCCGGCGGTCCGCTCGGTTCCGCGAAGGTCGCCAAGCCGACCATCGCCCCCGGTCAGACCCAGTCCACCGAGATCGCGGTCCCCGCGGGCACCTCGCGCCTCGACGTCGCGATCGGCAAGGTGTCCGACACCGCCGCCGACCTCGACCTCGAGGTCTACAAGGACGGCATCAAGGTCGGCTCGGCCGCCGACGGCGACTCCGAGGAGGCCGTGAGCCTGGTGAACCCGGCCGCGGGCACCTACACCGTCAAGGTGATCGGCTACGCGATCCCGTCCGGCTCCACCACGTACGACTACCGTGACGTGTTCTTCTCGTCCGCCCTGGGCTCCGTCCAGGTCGACGAGGCCGCCGCGGTGAACCTCGCCACCGGCGCCACCGCGCAGGTCTCGGCGAACGTCCTGGTCAGCAGCGCGGCCCCCGAGGGCCGTCAGTTCTTCGGCCAGGTCCAGCTGCTCAACGCCCGCGGCACCGCCGCCGGCACCGGCAGCGTGCAGATCGAGAAGGTCCTCCCGTAG
- a CDS encoding CGNR zinc finger domain-containing protein — MTAADPRPLTGEPVALDLLNTRWVADGEPLDLFAGAAGLTRVQGLAVWLESTGLADRFRADAATLVHLLTAREALARAVADPTDESARTLVDAVLEHGRIRATLTADGPGERAEFDDPTWGPAWTAARNYLDLLSTAPDRIRKCASETCVLHFHDTSRNGTRRWCSMAACGNRAKASRHYARTRER, encoded by the coding sequence ATGACGGCGGCGGATCCACGACCCCTGACCGGGGAGCCGGTCGCCCTCGACCTGCTCAACACCCGCTGGGTCGCAGACGGCGAACCACTGGACCTCTTCGCCGGCGCGGCCGGGCTCACCCGGGTACAGGGGCTGGCGGTCTGGCTGGAGAGCACCGGCCTGGCCGATCGCTTCCGCGCGGATGCGGCCACCCTCGTCCACCTCCTGACCGCCCGCGAGGCCCTGGCCCGCGCGGTCGCGGACCCGACCGACGAGAGCGCCCGCACCCTGGTCGACGCCGTGCTGGAGCACGGCCGCATCCGCGCCACCCTGACCGCTGACGGGCCGGGCGAGCGCGCCGAGTTCGACGATCCGACCTGGGGGCCCGCCTGGACGGCCGCCCGGAACTACCTGGACCTGCTGAGCACCGCGCCCGACCGGATCCGCAAGTGCGCCTCCGAGACCTGCGTCCTGCACTTCCACGACACCTCGCGCAACGGCACGCGGCGCTGGTGCTCGATGGCCGCCTGCGGAAACCGGGCGAAAGCCTCGCGCCACTACGCGCGCACGCGCGAGCGCTGA
- a CDS encoding M28 family metallopeptidase: MRAIRHRRRSIPALAALAAAAVAAPVLLTAAPAAAHPREGRLAKELVPEVTAKGAHRHLKKFQQIADANGGNRAAGTPGHAASAAYVYDTLKKAGYQVSYQDFDIYEAHTKVERTTVLGQGSRELATAAFTFTRSTPAGGLAAPLALARVDETPGCTADDYPAGAFAGKIALVKRGACTFVEKQRAAAAAGAVGVIVYNHSGTTPVRGGFSSPAEGIIPSAGITLADGEALTAAAAQGEVSVRLELDQEHVKRTTRNVIAETRGGRSDRVVTVGAHLDSVPEGPGINDNGSGSAGLLEVALKLADEGANKKGKGPANKVRFGWWSAEELGLLGSEHYVAQLSEKQKKDIALYLNFDMIASPNPVQFVYDGDDSDKTGAGAGPAGSAQIEALINGFLDKKGKPHEGSDFDGRSDYGPFIANGIPAGGTFTGAEGIKTVEQAGRYGGTAGVPYDPNYHGKGDDLKNLDLKVFDTNLDVIAHAVGTYAESLRSLGK, from the coding sequence GTGCGCGCCATCCGCCACCGCCGCCGGTCCATACCGGCGCTCGCCGCCCTCGCGGCCGCCGCCGTCGCCGCGCCCGTCCTGCTGACCGCCGCGCCGGCGGCCGCCCATCCGCGCGAGGGCCGGCTGGCCAAGGAGCTGGTGCCGGAGGTCACCGCCAAGGGCGCCCACCGCCACCTGAAGAAGTTCCAGCAGATCGCCGACGCCAACGGCGGCAACCGCGCCGCCGGTACGCCGGGCCACGCGGCCTCCGCCGCCTACGTGTACGACACGCTGAAGAAGGCCGGGTACCAGGTCTCGTACCAGGACTTCGACATCTACGAGGCGCACACCAAGGTGGAGAGGACCACCGTCCTCGGTCAGGGCTCCCGCGAGCTGGCCACCGCCGCGTTCACCTTCACCCGGTCCACCCCGGCCGGCGGCCTGGCCGCGCCGCTCGCCCTGGCCCGGGTCGACGAGACCCCCGGCTGCACGGCCGACGACTACCCGGCCGGTGCCTTCGCCGGAAAGATCGCCCTGGTCAAGCGGGGCGCGTGCACCTTCGTGGAGAAGCAGCGGGCCGCCGCCGCGGCCGGCGCGGTCGGCGTCATCGTCTACAACCACAGCGGGACGACCCCGGTGCGCGGCGGGTTCTCCTCGCCCGCCGAAGGGATCATCCCGAGCGCCGGCATCACGCTGGCCGACGGCGAGGCGCTGACCGCGGCCGCCGCGCAGGGCGAGGTGAGCGTGCGACTGGAGCTGGACCAGGAGCACGTGAAGAGGACCACCCGCAACGTGATCGCCGAGACCCGGGGCGGGCGGTCCGACCGCGTGGTCACCGTGGGCGCCCACCTGGACTCGGTACCGGAGGGTCCGGGCATCAACGACAACGGCTCCGGTTCGGCCGGGCTGCTGGAAGTGGCCCTGAAGCTCGCGGACGAGGGCGCCAACAAGAAGGGCAAGGGGCCCGCCAACAAGGTCCGCTTCGGCTGGTGGTCGGCGGAGGAGCTGGGCCTGCTGGGCTCGGAGCACTACGTCGCGCAGCTGTCCGAGAAGCAGAAGAAGGACATCGCGCTGTACCTGAACTTCGACATGATCGCCTCGCCGAACCCGGTGCAGTTCGTCTACGACGGGGACGACTCGGACAAGACGGGTGCGGGCGCGGGACCGGCGGGCTCGGCCCAGATCGAGGCGCTGATCAACGGCTTCCTCGACAAGAAGGGCAAGCCGCACGAGGGCAGTGACTTCGACGGCCGCTCCGACTACGGCCCGTTCATCGCGAACGGCATCCCGGCGGGGGGCACCTTCACCGGCGCCGAGGGCATCAAGACCGTCGAGCAGGCGGGGCGCTACGGCGGTACGGCCGGGGTCCCGTACGACCCGAACTACCACGGGAAGGGGGACGACCTGAAGAACCTGGACCTGAAGGTCTTCGACACCAACCTGGACGTGATCGCGCACGCGGTCGGCACCTACGCCGAGTCGCTGCGCTCGCTCGGCAAGTAG
- the pepN gene encoding aminopeptidase N: MPGTNLTREEAQQRAKLLTVDSYEIELDLSGAQEGGTYPSVTTVRFQSAEAGGETFIDLVAPAVHEVVLNGKSLDVAAVFHDSRIALRHLAAGANELRVVADCAYTNTGEGLHRFVDPVDQQAYLYTQFEVPDARRVFASFEQPDLKATFQFTVTAPEGWTVISNSPTPEAANVKDNVWRFEPTPRISSYITALIVGPYHSVHSSYEGKDGQSVPLGIYCRPSLAEFLDADAIFDVTRQGFDWFQEKFAYDYPFAKYDQLFVPEFNAGAMENAGAVTIRDQYVFRSKVTDAAYEVRAETILHELAHMWFGDLVTMEWWNDLWLNESFATYTSIACQAYAEGSKWPHAWTTFANSMKTWAYRQDQLPSTHPIMADIRDLDDVMVNFDGITYAKGASVLKQLVAYVGTDAFFKGVQAYFKAHAFGNTRLSDLLGALEETSGRDLAAWSKAWLETAGINILRPEVTTDANGVITAFGIRQEAPALPAGAKGESTLRPHRIAVGLYELQDGALVRTDRIELDIDGALTTVPELVGRTRPAVFLLNDDDLSYAKVRLDEESLATVTAHIGDFAESLPRALCWASAWDMTRDGELATRDYLALVLSGIGKESDIGVVQSLHRQVKLAIDLYADPAWREEGLAAWTEATLEHLRGAEPAGDHQLAWARAFAASARTEGQLTYLSALLDGAAEIEGLAVDTELRWAFLERLAATGVAGEPAIAAELERDATAAGERHAATARAARPTAEAKAEAWASVVESGDLPNAVQEAVIGGFIQTDQRELLAPYTEKFFSAVKEVWETRSHEIAQQIAVGLYPTLQISQATLDATDAWLASAEPNAALRRLISESRAGVERALKAQAADAAAAAQA; this comes from the coding sequence GTGCCTGGCACGAATCTCACCCGTGAAGAGGCTCAGCAGAGGGCCAAGCTGCTGACCGTCGACTCCTACGAGATCGAACTCGATCTCAGCGGCGCACAGGAGGGTGGCACCTACCCGTCCGTGACCACCGTGCGCTTCCAGTCGGCCGAGGCCGGGGGCGAGACCTTCATCGACCTGGTCGCACCGGCCGTGCACGAGGTCGTCCTCAACGGCAAGTCGCTGGACGTCGCGGCGGTCTTCCACGACTCCCGGATCGCCCTGCGCCACCTGGCGGCCGGGGCCAACGAGCTCCGCGTCGTCGCGGACTGCGCGTACACGAACACCGGTGAGGGCCTCCACCGCTTCGTCGACCCGGTCGACCAGCAGGCCTACCTCTACACCCAGTTCGAGGTTCCGGACGCGCGGCGGGTCTTCGCCAGCTTCGAGCAGCCCGACCTGAAGGCCACGTTCCAGTTCACCGTGACGGCCCCCGAGGGCTGGACGGTCATCTCGAACTCGCCGACGCCGGAGGCCGCGAACGTCAAGGACAACGTCTGGCGCTTCGAGCCGACCCCGCGCATCTCCTCGTACATCACCGCGCTGATCGTCGGCCCGTACCACTCCGTGCACAGCTCCTACGAGGGCAAGGACGGCCAGTCCGTCCCGCTCGGCATCTACTGCCGCCCCTCGCTCGCCGAGTTCCTCGACGCGGACGCGATCTTCGACGTCACCCGGCAGGGCTTCGACTGGTTCCAGGAGAAGTTCGCCTACGACTACCCCTTCGCCAAGTACGACCAGCTCTTCGTCCCGGAGTTCAACGCGGGCGCCATGGAGAACGCGGGCGCGGTCACCATCCGCGACCAGTACGTCTTCCGCTCGAAGGTGACGGACGCGGCGTACGAGGTGCGCGCGGAGACCATCCTCCACGAGCTCGCCCACATGTGGTTCGGCGACCTGGTCACCATGGAGTGGTGGAACGACCTGTGGCTGAACGAGTCCTTCGCGACGTACACGTCGATCGCCTGCCAGGCGTACGCGGAGGGCTCGAAGTGGCCGCACGCGTGGACCACCTTCGCCAACTCCATGAAGACCTGGGCGTACCGGCAGGACCAGCTGCCGTCCACGCACCCGATCATGGCCGACATCCGTGACCTCGACGACGTCATGGTCAACTTCGACGGCATCACGTACGCCAAGGGCGCCTCGGTGCTCAAGCAGCTCGTCGCCTACGTCGGGACGGACGCCTTCTTCAAGGGCGTACAGGCGTACTTCAAGGCGCACGCGTTCGGGAACACGCGCCTGTCGGACCTGCTGGGCGCCCTGGAGGAAACCTCGGGCCGCGACCTGGCCGCCTGGTCGAAGGCGTGGCTGGAGACGGCCGGCATCAACATCCTGCGCCCGGAGGTCACCACCGACGCGAACGGTGTGATCACCGCCTTCGGCATCCGCCAGGAGGCGCCTGCGCTGCCCGCCGGCGCCAAGGGCGAGTCCACCCTGCGCCCGCACCGCATCGCGGTGGGCCTGTACGAGCTCCAGGACGGCGCCCTCGTGCGCACCGACCGGATCGAGCTGGACATCGACGGCGCGCTCACCACGGTGCCGGAGCTGGTCGGCCGCACCCGTCCGGCGGTCTTCCTGCTGAACGACGACGACCTGTCGTACGCGAAGGTCCGCCTGGACGAGGAGTCCCTGGCCACCGTCACCGCGCACATCGGCGACTTCGCCGAGTCCCTGCCGCGCGCCCTGTGCTGGGCCTCGGCCTGGGACATGACGCGTGACGGCGAGCTCGCCACCCGCGACTACCTCGCGCTGGTCCTCTCGGGCATCGGCAAGGAGTCCGACATCGGCGTGGTGCAGTCGCTGCACCGCCAGGTGAAACTGGCCATCGACCTGTACGCCGACCCGGCGTGGCGCGAGGAGGGCCTGGCGGCCTGGACCGAGGCCACCCTGGAGCACCTGCGCGGCGCCGAGCCGGCGGGCGACCACCAGCTGGCGTGGGCGCGTGCCTTCGCGGCCAGCGCCCGCACCGAGGGGCAGCTGACCTACCTGTCGGCGCTGCTGGACGGCGCGGCGGAGATCGAGGGCCTGGCCGTCGACACCGAGCTGCGCTGGGCCTTCCTGGAGCGGCTCGCCGCGACGGGCGTCGCCGGGGAGCCGGCCATCGCCGCGGAGCTGGAGCGGGACGCCACGGCGGCCGGCGAGCGCCACGCGGCGACCGCCCGGGCGGCGCGCCCGACGGCGGAGGCCAAGGCCGAGGCGTGGGCCTCGGTGGTGGAGTCCGGCGACCTGCCGAACGCGGTGCAGGAGGCCGTGATCGGCGGCTTCATCCAGACCGACCAGCGCGAGCTGCTGGCCCCGTACACCGAGAAGTTCTTCTCGGCGGTCAAGGAGGTCTGGGAGACCCGCAGCCACGAGATCGCCCAGCAGATCGCGGTGGGCCTCTACCCGACGCTCCAGATCTCGCAGGCGACGCTGGACGCGACGGACGCGTGGCTGGCCTCGGCCGAGCCGAACGCGGCCCTGCGCCGTCTGATCTCGGAGTCCCGCGCGGGCGTCGAGCGCGCCCTGAAGGCCCAGGCCGCCGACGCCGCCGCTGCCGCTCAGGCGTAA
- a CDS encoding aspartate-semialdehyde dehydrogenase, whose protein sequence is MRVGIVGATGQVGGVMRSILAERKFPVDELRLFASARSAGSTIEWEGREIAIEDASTADYAGLDIVLFSAGGATSKALAEKVASQGAVVIDNSSAWRSHPEVPLVVSEVNPHAVKNRPKGIIANPNCTTMAAMPVLRPLHDEAGLTALVATTYQAVSGSGLAGVAELKGQACAVSETADQLTFDGDAVEFPEPAVYKRPIAYNVVPLAGNLVDDGSFETDEEQKLRNESRKILEIPELKVSGTCVRVPVFAGHSLQVNARFANPISVERAYELLKDAPGVELSEIPTPLQAAGKDASYVGRIRSDETVENGLALFLSSDNLRKGAALNAVQIAELVAEELRG, encoded by the coding sequence GTGAGGGTCGGAATCGTCGGAGCCACCGGTCAGGTCGGCGGAGTCATGCGCAGCATCCTCGCCGAGCGCAAGTTCCCGGTGGACGAGCTGCGCCTGTTCGCCTCGGCCCGGTCCGCCGGCTCGACGATCGAGTGGGAGGGCCGGGAGATCGCCATCGAGGACGCCTCCACGGCCGACTACGCGGGCCTGGACATCGTGCTCTTCTCCGCGGGCGGCGCCACCTCCAAGGCCCTCGCCGAGAAGGTCGCCTCGCAGGGCGCCGTCGTGATCGACAACTCCTCCGCCTGGCGCAGCCACCCGGAGGTCCCCCTCGTGGTCTCCGAGGTCAACCCGCACGCGGTCAAGAACCGCCCCAAGGGCATCATCGCGAACCCGAACTGCACCACCATGGCCGCGATGCCGGTGCTGCGCCCGCTGCACGACGAGGCCGGCCTGACCGCGCTGGTCGCCACCACCTACCAGGCCGTCTCCGGCTCGGGTCTGGCCGGTGTGGCCGAGCTCAAGGGCCAGGCCTGCGCGGTCTCCGAGACCGCCGACCAGCTGACCTTCGACGGCGACGCGGTGGAGTTCCCCGAGCCCGCCGTCTACAAGCGCCCGATCGCCTACAACGTGGTCCCGCTCGCGGGCAACCTGGTCGACGACGGCTCCTTCGAGACCGACGAGGAGCAGAAGCTCCGCAACGAGTCCCGCAAGATCCTGGAGATCCCCGAGCTCAAGGTCTCCGGCACCTGCGTGCGCGTGCCGGTCTTCGCCGGCCACTCCCTGCAGGTCAACGCCCGCTTCGCGAACCCGATCAGCGTCGAGCGCGCCTACGAGCTGCTGAAGGACGCCCCGGGCGTCGAGCTCTCGGAGATCCCGACCCCCCTGCAGGCGGCGGGCAAGGACGCCTCCTACGTGGGGCGCATCCGCTCCGACGAGACCGTGGAGAACGGCCTCGCGCTGTTCCTCTCCAGCGACAACCTGCGCAAGGGCGCGGCCCTGAACGCGGTGCAGATCGCCGAGCTCGTGGCCGAGGAGCTGCGCGGCTGA
- a CDS encoding LysR family transcriptional regulator, whose translation MTEWDIKKLRILRTLAEQGTVTATAEALHMTPSAVSQQLTNLARQLGVVLLEAEGRRVRLTDAAHLVLRHAEAVFAQLERADAELAGYLAGDTGEVRVGAFSTAVPALVVPAVAALRRTRPGVEVRVRETEAAEAYQLLSAGHVDLALSLTAHAPTARDPRFTRVVLLEDPLDVALPPSHPLAAAPDLRLADLSGDPWIYGGSGPWSEIARSACEAAGFVPEQAHSASGWTAILAMVEAGMGVALVPRMVSSRASGVAVRVLSRDRPTRHVLAAVRRGAESAPALSHVLTALREVASARR comes from the coding sequence ATGACCGAGTGGGACATCAAGAAGCTGCGGATCTTGCGGACCCTCGCCGAACAGGGGACCGTGACCGCCACGGCCGAGGCGCTCCACATGACGCCCTCGGCCGTTTCGCAGCAACTGACGAACCTCGCCCGGCAACTGGGCGTGGTGCTGCTGGAGGCCGAGGGCCGCCGGGTGCGGCTCACGGACGCGGCCCACCTCGTCCTGCGGCACGCGGAAGCGGTGTTCGCACAACTGGAGCGGGCCGACGCGGAACTGGCCGGATACCTCGCCGGGGACACCGGCGAGGTACGGGTGGGAGCGTTCTCCACCGCCGTACCGGCGCTCGTGGTCCCCGCGGTGGCCGCGCTGCGGCGGACCCGTCCCGGGGTGGAGGTCCGGGTCCGGGAGACGGAAGCCGCCGAGGCCTACCAGCTCCTGTCGGCCGGGCACGTGGACCTGGCGCTGTCCCTCACGGCCCACGCACCGACCGCGCGCGATCCCCGGTTCACCCGGGTCGTGCTCCTGGAGGACCCGCTGGACGTGGCCCTCCCGCCGAGCCACCCGCTGGCGGCCGCGCCCGACCTGCGGCTGGCGGACCTGTCCGGCGACCCGTGGATCTACGGGGGCAGCGGACCCTGGTCGGAGATCGCCCGGTCCGCGTGCGAGGCGGCGGGCTTCGTCCCGGAACAGGCGCACTCGGCGTCCGGCTGGACCGCGATCCTGGCCATGGTCGAGGCGGGGATGGGGGTGGCGCTGGTACCCCGGATGGTGTCGAGCCGCGCCTCGGGCGTGGCCGTCCGGGTGCTGTCGCGGGACCGCCCGACGCGGCACGTGCTCGCCGCGGTCCGGCGCGGTGCCGAGTCCGCGCCCGCGCTGTCCCACGTCCTGACCGCCCTGCGCGAGGTGGCGTCGGCCCGGCGGTAG